From Solanum lycopersicum chromosome 8, SLM_r2.1, the proteins below share one genomic window:
- the LOC101247544 gene encoding receptor-like protein kinase HSL1: protein MFDQTLQNQIVILFMEFSHFLTGLFAGKQSLYLILLLNFIPIFVTPATTERDTLLKIKRQWGNPSALDSWNSTSSPCSWPEIECDDGKVTGIILQEKDITVEIPTSICELKNLTLLNLRLNYLPGEFPTFLYKCSNLQHLDLSQNYFVGTIPEDIHRLGKLKYLNLGGNNFTGDIPPSVGNLTELETLCMDLNLFNGSFPAEIGNLANLESLGLEFNGFSPMRIPPEFGKLKKIKYIWMRDTKLIGEIPESFGDFLNLELIDFAHNNLEGKIPSGLFLLKNLTMMYLFNNRLSGRIPETFESSKLMELDVSNNNLTGTIPESFGEFKHLKIMNLFANHLYGPIPESIANIPSLKVFKVFRNKLNGSLPSEMGLHSKLESFEVSVNSFTGNLPEHLCAGGTLFGAVAYANNLSGEIPKSLENCSTLRSIQLYKNQFSGEIPSGVWTLVDMTSLLLSDNSFSGELPSKIALNFTRLEISNNKFTGEIPVGISSWRSLMVLLASNNSFSGLIPVELTSLSQITQLELDGNSLSGELPADIISWKSLSILDLSRNKLSGKIPAALGLIPDLVALDLSQNQLLGPIPPQLGVRRITSLNVSSNQLTGNIPDAFANLAFENSFLNNPSLCTTNSLPYLPSCNNAKVTDSKRLSHRVLALILVLAFAVFLFSVVSTLFLVRDYRRKKHKRDVASWKLTSFQRLDFTEANILSSLTENNMIGSGGSGKVYRISVGRPNEYVAVKRIWSDRKVNYILEREFLAEVQILGSIRHSNIVKLLCCISSEDSKLLVYEYMVNHSLDRWLHGKKRVSLSNKVMDWPKRLEVAIGAAQGLCYMHHDCTPPIIHRDVKSSNILLDSDFTAKIADFGLAKILEKKGELNTMSAVAGSFGYIAPEYAYTTKVNEKIDIYSFGVVLLELVTGRQPNFGDEHTSLAEWAWKQHGEGNTAIDNMLDTDIKETCYLEEMKTVFRLGLICTSNLPASRPSMKEILQILHRCKSFRYSGGKSPDTEYDVAPLLSGNNSEKYIASYKRINSNKVIDDSSDDGLIISSV from the exons ATGTTTGACCAAACTTTACAAAATCAAATCGTAATTTTATTCATGGAGTTTTCCCATTTTCTGACCGGCTTATTCGCCGGGAAACAGTCCCTTTATCTCATTTTACTACTAAACTTCATACCCATTTTTGTAACTCCGGCCACTACTGAACGTGACACTCTACTGAAGATAAAACGTCAATGGGGAAACCCATCAGCACTTGATTCATGGAACTCTACTTCTTCTCCTTGTAGCTGGCCGGAGATTGAGTGTGATGATGGGAAGGTTACCGGTATAATACTTCAAGAAAAAGATATAACTGTTGAAATTCCGACTTCTATTTGTGAACTTAAAAATCTTACTTTGCTTAATCTCCGGTTGAATTATCTTCCCGGTGAATTCCCAACTTTTCTTTACAAATGTTCCAATTTGCAGCATTTGGATCTTTCTCAGAATTACTTTGTGGGTACCATCCCGGAGGATATTCACCGGCTTGGGAAACTCAAGTATCTTAATCTGGGTGGTAATAATTTCACCGGAGATATCCCGCCATCGGTCGGGAATTTGACGGAACTGGAGACCTTGTGTATGGATTTGAACTTGTTTAATGGGAGTTTCCCAGCGGAAATCGGGAACTTGGCCAATCTTGAAAGTTTGGGGTTGGAGTTCAATGGGTTTTCTCCGATGAGAATACCGCCGGAGTTTGGGAAGCTGAAGAAGATAAAGTATATTTGGATGAGAGATACGAAATTGATCGGTGAAATCCCTGAAAGTTTCGGGGATTTTCTAAATCTTGAGCTTATTGATTTTGCTCACAACAATCTGGAAGGAAAAATCCCTTCTGGGTTGTTTCTGTTGAAGAATTTGACGATGATGTACTTGTTCAATAATCGGCTTTCGGGTCGAATCCCTGAAACTTTTGAATCATCAAAGTTAATGGAACTTGATGTTTCCAACAACAATTTAACTGGAACAATCCCAGAAAGTTTTGGAGAGTTTAAACATTTGAAAATTATGAATCTGTTTGCTAACCATTTGTATGGACCAATTCCAGAGAGCATAGCCAACATTCCATCTTTGAAGGTATTCAAAGTGTTCAGGAATAAACTGAATGGGAGCTTACCATCTGAAATGGGACTTCATTCGAAACTCGAATCTTTTGAAGTTTCAGTGAATTCCTTCACTGGAAACTTGCCTGAGCATTTGTGTGCTGGAGGAACTCTTTTTGGTGCTGTAGCTTATGCTAACAATTTATCTGGTGAAATACCAAAATCACTCGAAAATTGTTCTACTTTACGTTCGATTCAGCTCTACAAGAATCAGTTTTCGGGTGAAATTCCATCTGGGGTTTGGACTTTGGTTGACATGACAAGTTTGTTGTTGAGTGATAACTCATTTTCCGGGGAGCTACCGAGCAAAATTGCATTAAACTTTACGCGGTTAGAGATCAGTAACAACAAGTTTACTGGTGAAATTCCTGTGGGGATATCTTCTTGGAGGAGTTTGATGGTGCTTTTGGCAAGTAACAATTCATTTTCAGGCCTGATTCCAGTGGAATTGACTAGCCTTTCTCAGATAACTCAGCTAGAGCTTGATGGTAATTCGTTATCTGGAGAACTTCCAGCCGATATAATATCGTGGAAGTCTTTGTCAATATTGGATCTTTCCAGGAACAAACTCTCTGGCAAGATTCCAGCAGCTTTAGGTTTAATCCCTGATCTTGTTGCTCTAGATTTGTCTCAGAATCAACTTTTAGGTCCAATTCCACCTCAACTAGGTGTAAGAAGGATCACTAGCCTAAACGTATCATCCAATCAACTTACGGGGAATATCCCTGATGCATTTGCTAACCTAGCCTTTGAAAACAGTTTCTTGAACAATCCCAGCCTTTGTACCACCAACTCTCTTCCGTATCTTCCAAGTTGTAATAATGCCAAAGTCACCGATTCCAAAAGATTGTCCCATAGAGTCCTAGCCCTGATTCTGGTCCTTGCATTCGCTGTTTTCCTATTTAGTGTTGTATCAACCTTGTTCTTGGTTAGAGACTACAGGAGGAAGAAGCATAAGCGCGATGTTGCAAGCTGGAAGTTGACTTCATTCCAGAGGTTGGATTTCACAGAGGCAAACATTTTGTCAAGTTTGACGGAAAATAACATGATTGGAAGTGGTGGATCGGGTAAGGTGTACAGAATTTCCGTTGGCAGACCAAATGAGTATGttgctgtgaagagaatttggAGTGATAGGAAAGTAAACTACATTCTGGAGAGGGAATTCTTGGCTGAGGTTCAGATATTGGGATCAATTAGACATTCCAATATAGTGAAGTTATTGTGTTGTATATCAAGCGAGGATTCAAAGTTGCTCGTTTACGAGTACATGGTAAATCACAGTCTTGATAGATGGCTTCATGGGAAGAAGAGAGTTTCCTTGAGTAATAAAGTCATGGATTGGCCAAAAAGATTGGAGGTTGCCATTGGAGCTGCTCAAGGACTTTGTTATATGCACCATGACTGCACTCCACCGATCATTCATCGCGATGTAAAATCAAGCAATATCTTGTTGGATTCTGATTTCACAGCCAAAATAGCTGATTTTGGGTTAGCCAAGATTTTAGAGAAGAAAGGAGAGCTTAACACCATGTCTGCTGTTGCGGGTTCCTTTGGTTACATAGCACCAG AGTATGCTTATACAACGAAAGTGAATGAGAAGATTGATATCTATAGCTTTGGGGTGGTGCTATTGGAGCTAGTGACAGGAAGACAACCAAATTTTGGGGATGAGCATACAAGCCTGGCAGAATGGGCATGGAAGCAACACGGAGAAGGGAACACTGCCATCGATAATATGTTAGATACGGATATCAAAGAAACATGCTACTTGGAAGAAATGAAGACAGTGTTCAGACTCGGGCTTATATGCACGAGCAACTTACCTGCGAGCAGGCCTTCCATGAAAGAGATTCTGCAGATACTTCATCGATGCAAGTCCTTTAGGTATTCTGGAGGAAAATCACCAGATACAGAGTATGATGTTGCTCCTCTCCTTAGCGGGAACAACAGCGAAAAATACATTGCTAGTTACAAACGTATTAATTCCAATAAGGTAATAGATGATAGTAGTGATGATGGTCTAATAATTTCCAGTGTGTAA